GGGACGTCGACAGCCACAACTGGCAATCCCACTTCGTTGATCATCTCAAAAGCGCGGCCCGCCAATTCCGGTGTCTGCCCGGTAAACCCAGTGCCATAGACGGCGTCGACGACCAGATCCGTCGACAGAATCGCCATCCGCAAGGCGTTCAGGTCTTTGGGGTCCATGAGGGAATAGACCTTGCCGCCCATGCGGTGATAGATGGTCAGGTTGGTCAGCGCATCACCGCGAACCTCCCGTTCGGAAGCCAGCAAAAAAAGCTTCACTTCGGCGCCGCTGTTCACCAGATGCCGGGCGACGACGAAACCATCGCCGCCGTTGTTGCCCTTGCCGCAGAGGAGCAACACCCGTTTTCCCCGGACGCTGCCCGGGAAGCGGCGCGCCACCTCGCGGGCAACCTGGATGCCAGCGTTTTCCATCAGCAACAGGGAGGGTATGCCAAACTCGTCGGCAGCCCGGGCGTCGAAGCGACGCATCTCTTCGGCGGTCACGAGTCGCATCCCATCGCCTCCTCCCTCTTCGCCCGCCAGGCGATCACTGTGGCAATGGCATGGTCCCGATCATGGGAAAGGCTCACCGACCAGCCGTTCCAACCGGATCGGCGCACCCATTCGGCAGCCGAACCGCTGAACCGGATCTGGGGCTTCCCCGCCGGATCGCGCAGGATCTCCATTTCCGTCAAGGTTGGCGAACAACCGGCTGGCAGCGCCTTGATCACCGCCTCTTTGGCGGCAAAGCGGGCGGCAAAAGACTGCCAGGGATTGGCCCGGCCCTCGCACTCGGCGATTTCAGCCGCTGAAAAGACGCGGCGCAAAAAACGCGGATGCCGCTGCGCCGCCTCGCGAATGCGCGCAATCTCCACAATGTCACAGCCCACAGCCATGGAATCCACGGAAAACGTCGCCTCACAGTTATTCGAATAGTATATCCTGAGAATAAATGCCAAAACCCTGTTCCAT
The nucleotide sequence above comes from Heliomicrobium gestii. Encoded proteins:
- the acpS gene encoding holo-ACP synthase; its protein translation is MAVGCDIVEIARIREAAQRHPRFLRRVFSAAEIAECEGRANPWQSFAARFAAKEAVIKALPAGCSPTLTEMEILRDPAGKPQIRFSGSAAEWVRRSGWNGWSVSLSHDRDHAIATVIAWRAKREEAMGCDS